The genomic interval CATCGACGCGTCTGGATCCTTTGCTAATGTTCAAACATCGGATACGTAAAACACCATTGTAAATGGTCAAATCTTTCATGTGCAGGGAGTTTAGCGAAGTCGGTCCTGTTTCGTGTCACAGTCGATGGATGGGGATTGAATGAGTTGAAGGTCAATCATATGGTGTTAATTAATAAAAGTTTTTTCATTAAAAATTACGGTTTTTCTAAATTACATATTTCCAATGTTTAAAATAGCAAGAAATTAAAtgtctaaaagaaagtaaatcttgttggccagaatctggccagctagaatgtATACATGTATATATATACAAAGACATTTTAGTAATATCAGATGTGTATATTAATTACATGTATGCACATGCATGTATTATAATTGGGAGATACATatttctagctggccagattatGGCCAACAAGATttactatttattttttataaatacatttaCATTTAAAATTAGAAGCAAGTAATTCTACTGATAATTTGtgcaataaaaattataatatccatcaaatttaaattaaagtagCAAATATAAAtgttataaataaatattaaattgttgtttatttttgttaaatattaaagattaggctcattataattttataaagtaaaactttattaattaattagcaTTTAATGCCGAACTAATTACAATAGTTGAAATTAAAAGAAGGCGGtggcggtggcggcggcggctGAGCTAGCGGCGGCGGGCGGCGGTCTCGCGCTGGGCGACGAAGTAGACGGCGGCGACAGGGAGCCCGAGGTCGTTATCCTGCGCGAACCGGCGGGTGCAGAACCTGTCCCTGGAGGCGGGAGCCGCGGTAGACGAGGACGATTGGCGGCGCTTCTGCTGGAAGAGGACGAAAACGAAGCGGTGGATGCCGATGACCGGCCGCGGGCTCTCGTACGCCACCACCTCCTTCCCTGCCAGCCCAtgcaaattaattaagtttattaattttaattcgtTCAAGCTCaactttttttttagaaaaaaaaattaatttcatccGAAAAAAATCGTGCATACCGAATGAAACATCAGTCGTTCCAGGAATGTTGGTCACAATCCTTCATAGATCGATAAAATTAAactactaattaattaattaatcaatcaattagTTAATCCAATCCTCGACGAACTGCGTACTCACCAGTGAACATGTTCCCTGAGGAATGGATCGCTTGGCCCGGGCACATCTGGATCCGTCATAACCTACACTAATCCatccattaattaattaaaattcttcttaataaagaattaattaattttgcaatacttaataaaatattaaaataaaaatatatatacgtACGTACCAGTGTGAAGAAGGACCGCATGTCGCCTCCGCCATGGACGCCGACCCTCGGCCGGGCTGCGACGGCGGACGGAGACAATTCCCGGCCGTTGAGCACCGCCACCCTCTTCTTGTTGTCGCTGTAAGTGACGGTCATCTCTACGGCGCCCTTGAACGCGTCGATGACTTCCCCGACCACCCGCCCCACCGCCAGCGGatccgacgacgacgacgacgacgccgTCGACGACTTCTCCATCTGTGAGAGAAATCACTAAAGAGGGATTAAGGAGGGATTTATCATCCGGggttagtttttaattaagtagCTCGCCGATCGAGTGTATTTATAGTGCTTGATCTATGGATGCTTAGTTTGTGGCCATTTTAAAAATTGGTTATATAAATGTCTCGATTAAAAATTGGAATTTATGTCagtgattatttttttattactttataTAGCATAATTATAAAATAGCGATGTTGATCTTTCTTTTCACCGAGAAGTATATATTCTGTTTTTTGaaacatatttaaaatttatttataattgataCGATGCATGGTGAGTGACCCCTCAAAAAATGAAGAGTTGTTAGTTAAGATGATATGACAGTTAAAGTTATGACGATGTGGCAATCAAAATTATGACGATATGatagtcaaagttaaggtgtatATAGCCGAACAAACTACTTTTAACATGGTTCGGCTCCTCTCGGTTGGTGGACAAGGCTCTCAACGTACACTCGGTATGCCCAAAAGTCGGTCGTCGTTAGTATCGATCGGAgcttagctccccacttctcatatgTAGTCTCCCACCATATAGTCGATTGAACCTTCAGGGCTTAGCTCCCTACTTTTCATATGTAGTCTCCCAGTATACAGCTGGTCGACCCCAACACTGGTCGGACTTTCAAAGCTCAGCTCTCCACTTCTCATATGCCAGTATTCTTGCATATAACTGGTCGACCTCAACTCCGATTGGACCTTTGGGGCTCAACTCCCCATTTCTCATATGCAAGTCTTCCAGCATACAGTCGGTCAGCCCCAATGGCAATCAAACCTTCGGGGTTCAGCTCCTCACTTCTTAGATGCACAATTTCCCATCATATAGTCGGTCAGGTACAGGGCCGGTTGGATTTCCTCCAGGTAtggttgtaaatgaatcaagcgttcGTGAGCAAGCTTCGTGTTTAGCTTGGTAAAAGTtagtttatgttcgttcaatatatacaaaatcaattcaataaataaacttgaatagttcgttaaactaaacaagtaAGTTTGAACACATAAGTAataacaacgttcgtgaacaatgttcacgaaccatattcattaataaaactcttatcaatatgctaaataaataaataagtttgaattatcaagctcaataaccaatcaaacaattaaaaatttcaaacaatcaaacaagcttgaattcatagttcgataatatctaaacgattaaacgaaccaagctcaaaccaaactcaaaccaagcttgaattgagagcttgataatatctaaacgaactaaacttaagtcaagcttcaaacaagctcaaacttataaaaaataaactaagtcaaaCTTGAACAACTATTTTAaaggcttggttcattttaagctcagctCGGTTTGGcacgattatcttatcaaacaagcttgaacaccccaaaactcggctcggctcggctcgttaGTAACCCTACCTCTAGGAGATAGCAGTATCAGAGAATCACAACAGCCTGCCAAAGAATAACGGCTActcgtcagggaatattccactACCCTAACATATACACGCAACGGAACCTTTTAAGGGAGGGCTGTCGTACACCCTCCTTTACCTAACATATTCTAACACCAGGCATTCTCTGATGCCTTATTATTGCGGAGGTTGTGAGGGTCAGTATAAAAAGGGGAGTTctctgttagagtatatactaaaagcctagctttttgtaaacatttattttgaaataaagaatcacattggtcaaatgtctacatttatatgctaagtgtagttgttcaattaatttatattgaagatagcATGGTATGtagtgttacacacagaagatcatgttatcagttccctgtaaattataaatagtagctcacgactaagatggataggaacaaaccactggaatagtcgtagtgtgatttgatattaatttatcgtgactataaaattacactagtacattctgagtgtattgatcagaaccatttgaggtaatttctttttatactgactgcataaaagaacataatctctgttattatggaaatgtgtgctcttaatcataatataataacaatcacatatacttaatatttatttctttaatttatcaaagagtgtgatttagttcattaaatcaataggctcgataagttgagaaatgatattatttatatggtgtgttattgattatagaatgaaatcgtgtcctagaaatctaggttgatgatgtccccttgagaagctcataaggagtgtcatgtaaaccctgtaggtggacttaatccagcatgacaatgaagttgagtggtactactcttggagctaggtaTTAATTAagtagttgtcagtaactcatttaattagtagacattctatatcttaaacacagagagactaatacactcatgataaaaaggagctcatatagtaatatgtcATTGGtgagatagttcaataataactctttaatggtataagttattattgatgaactcgagttgggtgttcggggcgaacacgagaagcttaagttcatcgggagaccaaaaccaattcctcctcttggtccctatcgtagcatcttatttataaagttttatacccacctaaacccacattcttacccatccataggtggtcggccaagccaagcttggagcccaagcaagggttgaccaagataagccttggatggatcaagtgatggccggccctagcttggagcccaagcttaggtggccgaccacaataaaaataaaaaggattttattttaaaatctttcctaatgtggaagacgtgattttaaaagagagttttaaaataaaattttaccttttatagtttctacaaaggattaagagaaaagtttgatatctttccttatctgtagattgaaagaaagattttaattttggataaaactttccttattataatcatccacatgttttaatagagagattttaatttataaaagtttccttttataaccaaccatgaagggatatatttaaaagagaaaattttattttaaaattttccgaaaacaaattaggaagttttaattttttgtttaaaactttccttgtttggaggagttgtaggggccgaccacattaaagggttaaaaggaaattttaattaaattttctttattagccattggcaagaaaaataaggaacttttaattatgtttaaaactttctttatttgccaataccaaggaatataaaagagagggtaaaagtgtctcacctcataacaacacatctatttctctcctctcctttccttAGCGGTGGTcagccctctcctctcttctttctctcttctccttttgttgagcCCGGCATCACTTGGAGCTCTTATTTCATCTTGGTGGTCGattgcttgtggagaagaagaagagaaagaaagcatcccttggagcttggttggtggccaaagttcttaATCTTAAGAAGATTGTTGGtcgccgaaacttgcaaggagaagaaggggacttgggtggattctcgtctcggtagatcatcgcccacacggcgtccaagataagaagacgaatacgatagaagatcgtgaggtttattagctacaaagaaaggtataactagttgtcttgttccgcatcatactagttttctttgtatggattttgaaataccaaacacaagagactaacgattctaggtttcggatttatgattcgactttgtgtttcttttggtttttcgatcttgtgattcgattgttcttagtggttaaacctagggttactataatgagattaaatattgaatttcattgaaagactttgtctagg from Zingiber officinale cultivar Zhangliang chromosome 6B, Zo_v1.1, whole genome shotgun sequence carries:
- the LOC121990495 gene encoding CEN-like protein 2 — encoded protein: MEKSSTASSSSSSDPLAVGRVVGEVIDAFKGAVEMTVTYSDNKKRVAVLNGRELSPSAVAARPRVGVHGGGDMRSFFTLVMTDPDVPGPSDPFLREHVHWIVTNIPGTTDVSFGKEVVAYESPRPVIGIHRFVFVLFQQKRRQSSSSTAAPASRDRFCTRRFAQDNDLGLPVAAVYFVAQRETAARRR